TTTATGTTtgtccctcttagaggttgactCGGAGAAACAGGATGTCATTTCTCTGCTTTGGGTCATTTTGGGATTCTttcatatatatgtatatatatacttgCATGTTCTGGCCAGTTTATCTTCGCGAATCGAGTCGAAAGCTTTGTTAATTATATCTTTGACACTCCCTTTGTATTATTCATACACGTATATCTTACGCTTCTTCATACACAAGTTTCCGTTTACGTGAGTGTTACAAccttcattttaaatttttcttcaaaggctcctagttataaaccttttttaactatattatatgtatatttttatttttagaggtcgtaatatcTCACTACCTCaattttatgacttaagcataagactctgtgtggtagggtgttacagttaTCGTAGTCACCACAACCATCACTACTTTTTCCTACTCATCTTCccttttttcatttaatttcttcttttatttcatattcctcttcctccttcttcttcatcatcatcattatcattatattatCATCGTCATCATCGTTATCGTCATCATCATTTTTTTATCGTTATCGTTGAATTCTTGTCGTATTAATGACGTTGTctaattcaaaattaatttagatGTGGTTTTGTTCATGATTTAGTTTTGTTTGTGTGCATATTTTTTAACTGAATTTGCGTGtcataattattaaataatttcggTGTAAAACCTAAGAAATTTATGtgtatttgttaaaaaaaatttatgtattttaattctgataagttttatataatttaaaactcaGCACAATAATGAGAGGTCCAACCCTTTcttattttaccttctcaaattttttcttgttttactctcttaacaagaataaaaacaaaaaaatcaaacaaagaaaaagaaaaaacatatAATGCTGTAAAATTACTAGAAAGAGGATAAAACTACAtttattcaactaaaagaaagaaagaaataagaggaaaacaaagaaaaaaaatacaacattaaaaaaagacatttttatatttttgtagtAAAGTTTCGGTGTAAAAACTAAGAAATTTATATGTATTTGTTAATAAATTTCGATGCATTTTATTTATGATAAGTTTTGTataattcaaaactttttctcttcctcctcttcttcttctttaagttttttcttggtttactatcttaacaaaaataaaaacaaaaaaaaatcaaacaaagaagaaaaagaaacacatATACTGTAAAATTACTAGGAACGGAATAAACCTgcattcatttaactaaaaaaataaagaaataaagaaaaaaagaagaaaaatacaGCATTAAAGAAGATATTTTTGAACTTTTCTAGTAAAATTTCGTtgtaaaaattaagaaatttaagtctatttgttaagaaatttcagtgtatttttattctgatatttctatataatttaagactctttctctttctcctcctcatattttgctgtttcttctttatcttcttcttcttattttattttcttgtaattCTTCTTGTTTCATTCTCTtgagatgaataaaataaaataaaaaatcaattggtggaaataaagaaaagaaaaaacgcAGCAACAACAGCAGTAATAAAAGAACGATAATAGCGAGAAAACACGCAAAAAAAAGAGGAatacgaaaaagaagaaggaagaaagcgtagaagaagaaggaacgcGAATACGAAAAAAGATATATTTACGTTAGTAAAACGCACGTGTGTACACTGTACATACTGCTTGTAATGAAAGTAGTTTTTATTGAATTTGGGCCAACTTATTTAGACTTAGTtgctaaaaagatttgaatgtGTAACAGAAGtgtattttataattaaaattatttgttaCTTATTTAATTAGTTTAAACTATTATTATGTACTTATTGTtcattttatgctttatttgattatagtgtaattttttattattaatatattttcattgatccttatataaaaataaaaataacatttacCCTTAAACCTGAGaagtataatttttataatttaagagCATCTATAAtcagttaatttttttagtttaactTAATGCATAGGCAATATAAAAGTTTTTATacgattattttattatatttattcttttgtataattattcacataatgaaaataaaaagtaaagctttttttaacataataatatataattgaatgtatttgtaaaatttttttatattgataatttatcaaaattaaaatttatttttataatgtttataatttataaataaaaaaaatattgtaaatATCTCTTTTGTCTTGAGTACATATAGATATTtctaatatatatgtatattgtacatatttttttactttatctaaaattttatatttctaatcctttaataattttgaataaaattgttttctaaataatttatatagatGAAAAACCCTCCATACAAAGATAATAAATTACCAATTggcttttaaaaaatttaatttttcaatagAATAAATCTTAAAAGGTTACCATGACagaataatttttcaaaaatatactCCGTCTAACAAAATAAACCAACTAATAAACCAACTATTAATGTCTCGATTGATTAAGAGATAAACTTCTATAAAAATAAGGTTAATAATCACATAACTATACATAGAAAATTAGAAGCAAGAGTTATAAAAAAAGTTACATAATTAAAGAATACCTAATTGtactgtttattttaattttatatattatacaaAGTTAAAGTGATTAAATctattttttcacttttataATTAGCACCCCTCTAGGCTTAcgtttctttttctcccttgtTTTTTATATTTCCAATTAGTATTCTGTCGACACAGTATGAAAACTATCACCAATAATCTTTACAAGAGCACCAACCATCCTTAAACCTATGAAAACGATTATTGTCTCGCACAATAATTTCTCTACCAACAATTCTTGAGATGAACTTAATGGCACTATGACAATCTGTACAAATCCTAAGATTTTTTGTAATCCGTATGGTAACTCCAAGAGGCAGAGCTATGAGACCAAAAGCAAGAGCAATCTTTTCACTGTGATACCAAACTTCTAAagccttttcttcttcttctaagtCAAAAAGTGATAAATTGGTGTCAGGAACATACCCAGCTTTTTTCATCTCCTCTTTTAGCTTATCTAGCGTTGCTTGAATCTCAGAGTTCTTTTCATGAAAATTATCCTTTGCTTGAAAAACATGAACTCTGTTCTTGACAGCAATCCAACTATAGCCAACGTTTTTTTTAATACCTATCTCTTTCATTTCCTTCCTGATAAGAGTAGCATCTTCCCATCTGCATTATGCAATTGTAATGTTAGATCAATTTGAAGTGAAATTATTAATTTTCCACTAAAACTTCTTCAATATAGTGATTAAAGGAAGAAAGACTTGCCAAGATGGTCTTAAACAATTACCTGCCAGCAGATGCAAGCATGTTAGATAGTATTACATGGTTGCCAGAATCATCAGGATCAAGCTCAAATAATTTCTCTGCTGCAATTTTTCCTAACTTTGTTTTCCCATGCATCCTACAAGCCCCAAGTAGAGCTCCCCAGACTGAAATAGTGGGATGAATTGGCATTCTTTTTATAAGTTCATATGCGCGCTCAACAAAACCAGATCTTCCTAAAAGGTCCACAACACACGCATAATGCTCAGAGCCTGGTTCAATTCCATAGTTCACTCTCATCGACTCAAATATCTGCATCCCTCTCTCCACTGCCCCAGCTCTACTACAAGCTGATAATATAGAAACTAATGTCACATAACTTGGTGTTATACCACAGTTACCCAATGTCATCTCCTCAAATAGATGCAAAGCCATGTCTACATCACCTTGGTGCGCATATCCACCAATCAGTGCATTCCAAGTTACCAAGTTCCTCACAGGCATTTCACCAAAGACTTGCTCTGCATTCTCGATGCTTCCACATTTTCCATACATGTCAACAAGTGTACTCCCAACAAATATATTCTCCTCGACGCATGCTTTGACACAGAGTGCATGTACTGTCCTACCCAATTCAAGCCCTCCAAGCTCAGCACAAGCACTAATCACACTTGATATCATGAAATCCGTTGGTTCAACGCCTTCTTCCCTAGCTCGCATGAAGACCATGCAAGCCCTCTCTTCCTCATGGTTTTTCACAAGAGCAGCAAGCATAGAACACCAAGAAACAACATTCTTCCACCCAATTCTGCTAAAAACCATTTCAGCAGATATGATATCCCCACGCTTTccatagaaatcaacaagcccATTCGAAACAGAGACATCCTCCCTGTATCCACCACGAATTACAAAAGCATGCAACTGACGCCCGAGCTCCAAATTTGACATGTCAGAACACGCATTAAGAAATGCACAGAATGTGATCGAATTCGGCTCTCCATTCAAGCAAAGTAACTCCTTGAATGCACCTATTGCATCCAAGGACTTTCCATCAAGCAATGCATTGGAAATATAAGCATTCCATGTGGCCAAATTTCTGTCAGGCATTTCATCGAACATCTTGCGAGCATCAATTAGGAGACCAGTTTTACTGTACATATCAAAGGCACTGCACCCAACAAAGACATCATAAATCATGCCACTCTTTAACGCAAGGGCGTGAACCTGTTTCCCGGTAACAGGCATCTGCAGCGAAGACAAAGCCTTAAAGATACACGGGAAAGTGAAGTCGTTGGGGTGAATGCACTCACGGCGCATGTTAGAGAAGTGGTGGAGGGCAGAGACAAAACGGGCATTGCGAACGCAGCCGGAAATGAGGGAAGTCCAAGTGACGACGGTGCGAGTGTTGGTGAGAGAGAGAACGTGTTGGGCAGAGGTAAGATGGTCGAGTTTGGAGTACATGTTGACTAGATGGTTGCAAAGGAAGGAAGGGAGAGGGGTGTGGTGAGTCTTGAGAATTTGTGCGTGAACAGTACGACCAAATAAGGAGCAGTGGCTTGCAACAGCCGACTCCAACAAGCTGCCAAGGAAGTTCGAATGTTGCACCACCACCATGTTAATGTGGTATGCAACTTATTAAACTAAGATTCTTTTCTGTTCATTGCCTTCATTGTTTTTAATCATTCTATGTATCACTACCATTTTTTCTACTTTCTTTTCATAGTGATACTGATACAACATATAAGAAGTCAAGATAAATTATAGATGAatgtgtttattttttaaagataaaaaatctTGAACTCGTAATCTCTAGATGAGCATagaaaaattatgttattttagaTATAATTCATTGGTAATTATAGGTGAATATTGGTTAAgtattaactaaaaaataatatatatatatatatatatatatatatatatattatttttgtaattaaattacgtattagtttatttatttagataaaaaaattaaaattaatccTTTTATTAATCGAActatcataaatattttggATACGTGAATTGATATATATTTATGATATAATGGATTAAAATTTCTTTtacataataatttatattttaaaagataatttattttttatatattattaattatttttacaataaataaaataaatatgaaagagagatatatatattatttttaaattataaaataatataattttataataaaaatttttatgattgTTATATatgttctaatttttttaattttgtcttttaTGTTTCAATGTTTTTGGCTATCAATAATGAGttatttttcaatttgtttttaaattataattttttgctGTGTATCTAGATGTTGACACCATCACTTAATTTTCGTTAACTTATAATGTATATAATTTTTCACCTATGGAAATTTTAAAAACAAGTTGACATGTTTAAAATCATGAGTACTCAATTGTACtctattatatttattcttgacttttttttttttttactttcctTTTGTgcttcattaattaattaagaaagatatgtcaattttaaatttattaattttacgGAATAAATCTTGTATATATCAATAACTATTTATTAACAAATAAGATCTACTTTATGCCAACTCATATGTATGGACGTTGCATTCTATGAGAAAGGTGAAAAAATCTCTTTTTAatccttttaattattttatataaatattttaatctgGTAAAATCATAACTATTCAATAATTTATTAgtataaactaatttttttttctaaagtgACTAAACAATCTTAGAAAGGATCCCATATATACTATATATCAAGTTTGAACTAAGGCTAATAAACTTTAACAAAGActacaattttcgaaaaagccaATGTGATTTCTTTTAGGCTTAAAAGTGATTAATATCATagcataatttaatttttgctctctctttaataatttatttacaaTTGTCTTTTTATTCAGATCTTTaggaaaattaaataaaatttgtacCATTTATTAACATTTAAGATAGATTGAATttcaattcaaaaaaatttattggtaccaattaaaagtaaattttaagattatataatttgtataaaaatattaaaatataactaaaaatatttgtttaaagatattaaaatataactaaCATAACTAGTAATAAAAATTTAAGACTTCAcaagttaaaaacaaaaatttgtatcattcttttatttttctttttataataacttaaaatataactataaaTAATTAGTCTTTTGTTTATTAAactatataatttaatatattaagaaGCACTTATCAAAAGTATTTATTATtgcataattttataatttcagtattaattattcgattaaaaagttatatataatttttattaatttataatatttttattatgattttgtaaatttttttaattatataattttaaaaaagcaCTCAATATTTTTTAGACA
The Arachis stenosperma cultivar V10309 chromosome 7, arast.V10309.gnm1.PFL2, whole genome shotgun sequence genome window above contains:
- the LOC130939950 gene encoding pentatricopeptide repeat-containing protein At4g14850-like; this translates as MVVVQHSNFLGSLLESAVASHCSLFGRTVHAQILKTHHTPLPSFLCNHLVNMYSKLDHLTSAQHVLSLTNTRTVVTWTSLISGCVRNARFVSALHHFSNMRRECIHPNDFTFPCIFKALSSLQMPVTGKQVHALALKSGMIYDVFVGCSAFDMYSKTGLLIDARKMFDEMPDRNLATWNAYISNALLDGKSLDAIGAFKELLCLNGEPNSITFCAFLNACSDMSNLELGRQLHAFVIRGGYREDVSVSNGLVDFYGKRGDIISAEMVFSRIGWKNVVSWCSMLAALVKNHEEERACMVFMRAREEGVEPTDFMISSVISACAELGGLELGRTVHALCVKACVEENIFVGSTLVDMYGKCGSIENAEQVFGEMPVRNLVTWNALIGGYAHQGDVDMALHLFEEMTLGNCGITPSYVTLVSILSACSRAGAVERGMQIFESMRVNYGIEPGSEHYACVVDLLGRSGFVERAYELIKRMPIHPTISVWGALLGACRMHGKTKLGKIAAEKLFELDPDDSGNHVILSNMLASAGRWEDATLIRKEMKEIGIKKNVGYSWIAVKNRVHVFQAKDNFHEKNSEIQATLDKLKEEMKKAGYVPDTNLSLFDLEEEEKALEVWYHSEKIALAFGLIALPLGVTIRITKNLRICTDCHSAIKFISRIVGREIIVRDNNRFHRFKDGWCSCKDYW